The Deltaproteobacteria bacterium genome window below encodes:
- a CDS encoding ABC transporter permease → MIGYVVRRVLRALTTLLGTTLIIFVLVRVVPADPAVTIAGPKADPETLAMIRKDLGLDDPVMVQYGRYLARLARGDLGRSYMTGRRVADVIAERLPATAWLALTSLALGFFLGLVLGIVTAARRGSLIDVVVLLGTLIGLSIPTFWLANLLIYEFSYRLKLLPLGGYGSGGAWWRPNPLNLILPAITLAIVEFFFYTRFVHTNVGGTLASDYIRTARAKGAPPARLYFVHALRNALIPIVTILGLDIAALMSGVVLTETVFNWPGLGRLAVQAVFNLDIPLVAGTVLFSAVLVLVANLVVDLLYGVIDPRVQRA, encoded by the coding sequence CCTCACGACCCTCCTCGGCACGACGCTCATCATCTTCGTGCTGGTGCGGGTCGTCCCGGCCGACCCCGCCGTGACCATCGCCGGCCCGAAGGCCGACCCCGAGACGCTGGCCATGATCCGCAAGGACCTCGGGCTCGATGACCCGGTGATGGTGCAGTACGGTCGCTACCTGGCCCGCCTCGCGCGCGGCGACCTCGGCCGCTCCTACATGACCGGGCGGCGGGTGGCGGACGTGATCGCCGAGCGCCTGCCGGCCACTGCGTGGCTGGCACTCACAAGCCTCGCGCTCGGCTTCTTCCTCGGGCTGGTGCTCGGCATCGTGACGGCCGCGCGCCGGGGCTCGCTGATCGACGTCGTGGTGCTGCTCGGGACGCTGATCGGCCTCTCGATCCCGACCTTCTGGCTCGCGAACCTCCTCATCTACGAGTTCAGCTATCGCCTGAAGCTGCTGCCGCTCGGTGGGTACGGATCAGGAGGCGCCTGGTGGCGGCCGAACCCGCTGAACCTCATCCTTCCGGCAATTACGCTCGCGATCGTCGAGTTCTTCTTCTACACCCGCTTCGTGCACACCAACGTGGGCGGCACGCTGGCGAGCGACTACATCCGCACCGCGCGCGCCAAAGGCGCCCCGCCGGCGCGCCTCTACTTCGTGCACGCGCTGCGCAACGCGCTCATCCCGATCGTGACGATCCTCGGCCTCGACATCGCCGCGCTCATGAGTGGCGTCGTGCTCACCGAGACCGTCTTCAACTGGCCCGGCCTCGGCCGGCTCGCCGTGCAGGCGGTGTTCAATCTCGACATCCCGCTCGTGGCCGGCACGGTCCTCTTCTCGGCCGTGCTCGTGCTGGTCGCGAACCTGGTCGTCGACCTGCTCTACGGCGTCATCGACCCGCGGGTGCAGCGTGCCTGA